In Halobaculum sp. XH14, a single genomic region encodes these proteins:
- a CDS encoding GNAT family N-acetyltransferase has product MTPGGHIREGTPADEPLLRGLQGHLREPSPGLLAYGLMTGQVLVSTAGGDVPVGYLLPVGTGSIGEGGGPDGPTGSAAAATTGEPTAAGVHLAELVVHPDHRREGRARGLLSRAIAATDGPVTLFVDSGNEAAIALYRSLGFVVSAERPGFYPDGDALVMVRAADADSTPDGTARQDREDA; this is encoded by the coding sequence GTGACCCCCGGCGGCCACATCCGGGAAGGGACGCCGGCCGACGAACCCCTCCTCCGCGGGCTCCAGGGACACCTCCGGGAGCCGAGCCCCGGCCTCCTCGCCTACGGGCTCATGACCGGCCAAGTGCTGGTGAGCACCGCCGGGGGGGACGTGCCGGTGGGCTACCTCCTGCCGGTCGGAACCGGGTCGATCGGGGAAGGCGGCGGACCCGATGGGCCGACGGGGTCGGCCGCGGCGGCCACGACCGGCGAGCCGACCGCCGCCGGCGTCCACCTGGCCGAACTGGTCGTCCACCCGGACCATCGGCGCGAGGGGCGCGCCCGGGGCCTCCTCAGCCGGGCGATCGCCGCGACGGACGGTCCGGTGACGCTGTTCGTCGACTCTGGGAACGAGGCGGCGATCGCGCTCTACCGGAGCCTCGGCTTCGTCGTCTCGGCCGAGCGGCCGGGGTTCTACCCCGACGGCGATGCGCTCGTGATGGTGCGTGCGGCCGACGCGGACTCGACTCCGGACGGAACAGCGCGTCAGGACCGCGAGGACGCGTAA